The Mucilaginibacter terrenus genome has a segment encoding these proteins:
- a CDS encoding S8 family serine peptidase, with product MGKLYTACLSAFLILCCVAPAIAQKQTVDAAGKQELDRIAIQANQAYTTGRQKALSLAASKGWPLIAYTKGGNVKVLQGVNKLGFPVYLVTHNNTIAAATTGTNLVQPGGALGLNLSGSSAAVNNKLAIWDGGSVYTAHQEFAGKTITIKDGAAVLDHSTHVAGTMIAKGVYGPAKGMAFNTPVLNSWDFNNDVSEMGTAAKDLLLSNHSYGDVAGWDYNSGQNRWEWYGLPGDTVDYNFGFYDARVQSFDQVAYNAPYYLIVESAGNSRGSTGPAVGDTYYGFATRTNPALINKGPRPAGISNNDGFDAISTTGNAKNILTVGSIAPLPNGPVNRTDLVTSYFSSWGPTDDGRIKPDLVGDGENVVSTGVTSPTTYLTLSGTSMSAPNVTGSLYLLQEYYAQKNSNSFMRAATLKGLACHTAFDGGNIGPDYKYGWGLLNMRAAAQAITDNGTKSLISERTLTQGQTQTLSVTASGIGPLAVTISWTDPAGTPTADGIINSRTPKLVNDLDIRISDGNTTYNAWVLNPNNPGAAATTGDNIRDNVEQVYIANATPGKTYTVTVSHKGTLLSGSQAYSLIATGIGGAAYCASAPSSNADSRINNFTLSNVNNTPAPGCTSYSLLTTPPMLLEQGKTYPFSITLGTCGNNFAKAAKIFADWNGNGTFDADELIATTPVITATGEYTGTITVPLSVIPGNSGLLRVVLTETSDPTAITACGSYAKGETQDYLVQFVKPTTDAGVTVIVNAADGSSCAGSTSPVIRLKNYGSANISNIPVTVTVTSPNNTTVVFNEVYTGTITPLDEVEFVLAGKFNTLAGANYNIAAETHLNGDPITGNDKATGTIAISLPPALGALSAYLCSNTGNYLLNGTGDGQILWYKSPADALPVAFGPIATVPGTAGNGTFYAGLNDFSGTVGPATKNVFSAGGYNQFSPSVSVYTNVPVVLQTARMYFGNSGKLTITATNSSGQAVSTVVVNAAATRGTPGPGAQTNDPADQGIVVPLNLTLPTAGTYTISLAYDANVTVYRNNGGVTGYPFKIGGIFSILGNDALSPTNTNDSTYYKGFYYYFYDLKVKSLGCPSAARLPTVVNKPVITQNGFDLVSNFTDGNQWFLDGKAIEGATGKTFTPVQSGSYYVEVAFNGGCTSRSDEYRYALVAKNPDTSTDIGLTLFPVPAINNLNVVFVAKEAGTAKVEIITTSGQPVYTQSQSISAGNFSTSINTSRQLPGTYVLKVTLGNKVYSKKVIIVK from the coding sequence ATGGGGAAACTTTACACCGCCTGTTTATCTGCCTTTTTAATTTTATGCTGTGTTGCCCCTGCAATAGCGCAAAAACAAACGGTCGATGCTGCCGGAAAGCAGGAACTCGACCGTATAGCCATCCAGGCAAACCAGGCTTACACCACGGGCAGGCAAAAGGCTTTGTCACTTGCGGCAAGCAAAGGCTGGCCGCTTATTGCCTACACTAAGGGTGGCAACGTTAAGGTGCTGCAGGGTGTAAATAAACTTGGCTTTCCGGTTTACCTGGTAACACACAATAACACCATAGCTGCGGCAACCACAGGCACCAATTTGGTGCAGCCGGGCGGTGCTCTCGGCCTCAATCTTTCCGGATCAAGCGCGGCTGTGAATAATAAGCTCGCAATATGGGATGGCGGATCTGTGTATACCGCTCACCAGGAATTTGCCGGCAAAACCATCACTATAAAAGACGGCGCTGCTGTGCTGGACCACTCCACACACGTGGCCGGCACCATGATAGCCAAAGGCGTATATGGGCCGGCAAAGGGAATGGCCTTTAACACGCCTGTACTTAACTCCTGGGATTTTAACAACGATGTGTCTGAAATGGGTACCGCCGCAAAGGACTTGCTCTTATCTAACCACTCTTATGGTGATGTAGCCGGCTGGGATTACAACTCCGGGCAAAACCGGTGGGAATGGTATGGCTTACCCGGCGATACTGTAGATTACAACTTTGGGTTTTATGATGCCCGTGTACAATCGTTCGACCAGGTAGCTTATAATGCACCTTACTACCTTATAGTAGAATCGGCCGGGAACAGCCGTGGCAGTACAGGCCCTGCTGTTGGCGATACTTATTATGGTTTTGCTACCCGCACCAACCCTGCATTAATAAACAAAGGGCCCAGGCCGGCAGGCATCAGCAATAACGATGGGTTTGATGCCATAAGCACCACCGGCAACGCCAAGAATATACTAACAGTAGGTTCAATAGCACCGCTTCCAAATGGACCGGTCAACCGTACGGACCTCGTCACCTCTTATTTCAGCAGCTGGGGACCAACAGATGATGGCCGTATAAAACCCGACCTGGTAGGAGACGGGGAGAACGTAGTTTCCACAGGTGTTACATCGCCAACAACTTATCTTACGCTTTCAGGCACATCCATGTCTGCGCCAAACGTAACCGGGTCTTTGTACTTGCTTCAGGAGTATTACGCGCAAAAGAACAGCAATTCATTTATGCGGGCAGCCACCTTAAAAGGGTTGGCCTGCCATACTGCTTTTGACGGTGGCAACATTGGCCCCGATTACAAATACGGATGGGGACTGCTTAATATGCGGGCTGCTGCCCAGGCCATTACTGATAACGGAACTAAAAGCCTGATCAGCGAGCGCACCCTCACACAAGGGCAAACGCAAACTTTGTCGGTAACGGCTTCTGGTATCGGCCCGCTGGCAGTAACAATATCCTGGACTGATCCGGCAGGCACACCAACAGCCGATGGTATTATAAACAGCCGCACACCAAAGCTGGTAAATGACCTCGACATCCGCATTAGCGATGGTAATACAACGTATAACGCCTGGGTACTCAATCCGAATAATCCCGGCGCTGCTGCTACTACCGGCGACAACATCAGAGACAATGTAGAACAGGTATATATTGCCAACGCTACACCGGGCAAAACGTACACTGTTACTGTTAGCCATAAAGGAACGTTGTTATCAGGCAGTCAGGCATATTCATTAATTGCAACAGGCATTGGTGGCGCGGCGTACTGCGCATCTGCGCCATCGTCTAATGCAGATTCGCGCATTAATAACTTTACACTTTCCAATGTAAATAACACACCTGCGCCTGGCTGCACCAGCTATTCGCTGCTAACAACACCACCTATGCTGCTGGAGCAGGGGAAAACCTATCCATTCAGCATTACGTTAGGTACCTGCGGTAACAACTTTGCCAAGGCTGCAAAAATATTTGCAGACTGGAACGGTAACGGCACCTTTGATGCGGACGAACTGATAGCCACAACGCCGGTAATTACAGCAACAGGCGAGTATACAGGTACTATCACCGTGCCATTATCAGTAATACCAGGCAATTCGGGCTTGTTGCGTGTAGTGCTTACCGAAACATCTGACCCAACCGCCATTACAGCGTGTGGCAGTTACGCTAAAGGCGAAACGCAGGACTATCTTGTACAGTTTGTAAAACCAACTACCGATGCGGGAGTAACCGTAATTGTTAATGCTGCCGACGGCAGTTCCTGTGCCGGCTCAACCTCGCCTGTAATCAGGCTCAAGAACTATGGCAGCGCCAATATCAGTAATATACCGGTTACGGTGACGGTTACATCGCCTAATAACACCACTGTAGTTTTTAATGAGGTGTACACCGGTACTATTACCCCGCTTGATGAAGTTGAGTTTGTGCTGGCTGGTAAGTTTAACACTTTGGCAGGTGCAAATTATAATATCGCCGCCGAAACCCATCTTAACGGCGACCCGATAACAGGTAACGATAAAGCAACCGGAACCATAGCCATCAGCCTTCCGCCGGCACTGGGTGCACTTAGTGCATATCTTTGTTCTAACACCGGCAACTATTTGCTAAACGGAACAGGTGACGGGCAAATATTATGGTATAAATCTCCTGCAGATGCGCTACCGGTAGCGTTTGGGCCTATTGCTACTGTTCCAGGCACAGCTGGTAACGGTACTTTTTATGCCGGATTAAATGATTTTAGCGGAACAGTTGGGCCAGCTACAAAAAATGTATTTAGCGCAGGCGGATACAATCAGTTCAGCCCAAGTGTATCGGTTTATACCAACGTACCTGTGGTGCTGCAAACAGCACGCATGTATTTTGGCAACTCCGGCAAGCTTACCATTACGGCAACCAATAGCAGCGGACAAGCTGTTTCCACAGTTGTGGTGAATGCTGCCGCAACGCGTGGCACGCCCGGGCCTGGTGCACAAACCAACGACCCGGCAGACCAGGGTATTGTGGTGCCACTTAATTTAACATTGCCAACTGCAGGTACCTACACTATATCGCTGGCTTATGATGCTAACGTAACCGTTTATCGCAACAACGGTGGCGTTACAGGTTACCCGTTTAAAATAGGAGGCATTTTTAGTATTTTGGGTAACGATGCGTTATCGCCTACAAATACTAATGACAGCACCTATTACAAGGGCTTCTATTACTACTTTTACGATCTTAAAGTAAAAAGTCTCGGCTGCCCATCTGCTGCGCGGTTACCAACGGTTGTAAATAAACCGGTGATCACACAAAACGGCTTCGACCTGGTATCCAACTTTACTGATGGTAATCAATGGTTTTTAGATGGTAAGGCAATAGAAGGAGCTACCGGCAAAACGTTCACCCCGGTGCAAAGCGGCAGCTATTACGTAGAGGTTGCTTTTAATGGTGGATGTACCAGCCGGTCTGACGAGTACCGCTACGCGCTTGTGGCTAAAAACCCCGACACAAGTACTGATATTGGCCTAACGTTATTTCCGGTACCTGCCATAAACAACCTCAATGTTGTTTTTGTAGCAAAGGAGGCAGGAACTGCTAAGGTTGAGATCATCACTACTTCGGGACAACCCGTTTACACACAATCGCAAAGTATATCTGCAGGCAACTTTAGTACATCAATAAACACCAGCCGACAACTACCCGGTACTTACGTACTTAAGGTAACGCTAGGCAACAAGGTGTATTCCAAAAAAGTGATCATCGTTAAGTAA
- a CDS encoding FKBP-type peptidyl-prolyl cis-trans isomerase, whose amino-acid sequence MKRALLFIIVAITALFSCSKGYDAIAEARAQAEVDDKIVQDYITDNGLTASAKRIDTTGVYYIVVAPGSGNDLFTNSTRVTVAYTGRVLTTGQEFTKSNNFPPSFALGEVIRGWQLGIPQIKKGGTVRLLIPSRYAYGPYDQPEICLKKNSILDFDIRLLDVTN is encoded by the coding sequence ATGAAGAGGGCACTGCTTTTTATAATTGTAGCTATTACTGCTTTATTTTCATGCAGCAAAGGTTATGATGCAATTGCAGAAGCGAGAGCACAGGCCGAGGTTGATGATAAAATTGTGCAGGACTATATAACCGATAACGGGCTCACCGCAAGTGCTAAAAGGATAGATACAACAGGAGTTTATTATATAGTAGTTGCCCCAGGCAGTGGTAATGACTTGTTTACAAACTCCACAAGGGTTACCGTAGCTTATACCGGCAGGGTACTTACAACAGGGCAGGAGTTCACCAAAAGCAACAACTTTCCGCCTTCATTTGCCCTTGGTGAGGTAATAAGGGGATGGCAGCTGGGCATCCCTCAAATTAAAAAAGGCGGCACCGTACGATTGCTGATACCCTCGCGTTATGCTTACGGCCCTTACGACCAGCCTGAAATTTGCCTGAAGAAAAACTCCATTTTGGATTTTGACATACGACTTTTAGATGTAACGAATTGA
- a CDS encoding cryptochrome/photolyase family protein: MDKSTPLTIFWFRRDLRLEDNAGLYRALKSGNPVLPLFIFDKEILDDLEDKDDARVTFIYKAIESLKEKLNQSKSDLYVAYGTPLNIFRQLIKEYTIGAVYTNQDYEPYAAHRDKAISDLLAEYKAELKTFKDQVIFDRNEVLKDDGKPYTVFTPYKNKWLQKLTPFYLKPYPVKKYLKNLHQFKAPTLPSLKDMGFVESSASFPDQSYEKHIAEYAKTRDFPAIKGTTHIGLHLRFGTISIRQCAADAHNAREKTWLSELIWREFYMMVLYHFPQTMDHAFRPEYDNIAWINNEEQFKAWCDGKTGFPLVDAGMREMNATGYMHNRVRMVVASFLSKDLLIDWRWGERYFARKLLDYEMASNVGGWQWAAGSGTDAAPYFRIFNPESQLKKFDPKLEYVKKWVPEYADFSKYPAPIVDHAFARDRCLKAFKVALSK, encoded by the coding sequence ATGGATAAAAGTACCCCGCTTACCATTTTTTGGTTTAGGCGAGACTTGCGGTTAGAAGACAACGCCGGATTATACCGTGCACTTAAAAGTGGCAATCCTGTACTACCGCTTTTTATTTTTGATAAAGAAATTTTGGACGACCTTGAAGACAAGGATGATGCGCGGGTTACGTTTATTTACAAGGCTATAGAAAGCCTGAAAGAAAAGCTTAATCAAAGTAAAAGTGACCTTTATGTAGCTTACGGCACTCCGTTGAATATTTTTAGGCAATTGATAAAGGAATATACCATAGGCGCCGTTTACACCAATCAAGATTATGAGCCTTATGCCGCACACCGCGATAAAGCTATATCTGATCTGTTAGCGGAATACAAAGCAGAGCTTAAAACCTTCAAAGACCAGGTAATATTTGACCGTAACGAGGTACTTAAGGATGATGGCAAGCCGTATACAGTATTTACTCCTTACAAAAACAAATGGCTGCAAAAACTGACGCCATTTTACCTGAAGCCCTACCCCGTAAAAAAGTATCTAAAAAACCTACATCAGTTTAAGGCTCCAACGCTTCCCTCACTTAAGGACATGGGCTTTGTGGAAAGCAGCGCCAGCTTCCCGGACCAGAGTTACGAAAAGCACATTGCCGAGTATGCTAAAACACGAGATTTCCCAGCTATAAAAGGCACCACGCATATTGGCCTGCACCTGCGCTTTGGAACCATCAGCATAAGACAATGCGCTGCTGATGCTCACAATGCACGTGAAAAGACCTGGTTAAGCGAGCTGATCTGGAGGGAGTTTTATATGATGGTGCTATACCATTTTCCTCAAACGATGGATCATGCTTTCCGGCCCGAGTACGATAATATAGCATGGATTAATAACGAAGAACAGTTTAAAGCCTGGTGCGATGGCAAAACCGGTTTTCCGCTGGTAGATGCGGGCATGCGCGAAATGAATGCCACCGGATACATGCATAACCGGGTACGGATGGTAGTAGCTAGCTTTTTAAGTAAGGACCTGTTGATAGACTGGCGGTGGGGAGAGCGTTACTTTGCCCGGAAATTGTTGGACTACGAAATGGCTAGTAATGTTGGTGGCTGGCAATGGGCTGCTGGCAGTGGTACCGATGCTGCACCTTACTTCAGAATATTTAATCCGGAAAGCCAATTAAAAAAGTTCGACCCAAAACTTGAGTACGTAAAGAAATGGGTGCCGGAATATGCTGATTTCAGCAAGTACCCGGCACCCATTGTAGATCATGCATTTGCACGCGACCGATGCTTAAAAGCTTTTAAGGTGGCGCTGAGCAAATAG
- the ggt gene encoding gamma-glutamyltransferase → MLNKPVVYKKLLGTAILAAVFTSCVTGQLGQNVSGQYRQGMVVCAYPDAAQAGLDALKKGGNAVDAAVAVHFALAVTHPQAGNIGGGGFMVYRSASGETNTLDFREKAPASARVDMYLDSSGNIKPDMSLYTHYASGVPGSVDGMYTAHKKYGKLKWADLVQPAVTLAENGFKMTKRLANDINRNRQEFIKLNPGKGYLVNAQDWKEGDVLVQADLGKTLELIRDKGRDGFYTGQTADLITAEVSDGKPIMTREDLRNYHSVWRKALVGNYKSYKVITMPPPSSGGVALLQLLKSVEKYPLHSWGFNKDSTVQVMVEAERRVYADRSKYLGDPDFFKVPVDSLLNAAYITKRMANFSWAAATPSTSIQPGTFVGYESDQTTHYSIVDREGNAVSITTTLNDTFGSHIFVKGAGFLLNNEMDDFSSKPGVPNMYGLVGGKANSIQPGKRMLSSMTPTILEKDGKLFMVVGTPGGATIITSVFQTILNVVEFDKSMQGAVSAKRFHHQWLPDQVDLEPEALDSTVVEKLSRKGYKFSKRGAIGRVDGILKTQWGYYEGGADPRGDDTKLGF, encoded by the coding sequence ATGTTGAACAAACCTGTTGTTTATAAAAAGTTATTAGGTACGGCAATTTTAGCAGCCGTTTTTACCAGTTGCGTTACCGGCCAACTTGGGCAAAATGTAAGCGGGCAATACCGCCAGGGCATGGTGGTTTGCGCCTATCCTGATGCGGCCCAAGCCGGGTTGGATGCATTGAAAAAAGGTGGTAACGCGGTAGATGCAGCAGTAGCTGTACATTTTGCGCTGGCAGTTACCCACCCGCAGGCTGGTAATATTGGCGGCGGCGGGTTTATGGTATACCGTTCTGCATCAGGAGAAACAAACACGCTTGATTTCAGGGAAAAAGCACCGGCAAGTGCCCGGGTTGACATGTATTTGGATAGCTCCGGAAACATAAAGCCCGACATGAGCCTTTATACCCATTACGCCTCCGGTGTGCCCGGCTCGGTAGACGGCATGTACACTGCCCATAAAAAATATGGCAAGTTAAAGTGGGCAGACCTGGTACAGCCGGCGGTTACACTGGCCGAGAACGGTTTTAAAATGACTAAAAGGCTGGCAAACGATATCAATCGTAACCGGCAGGAGTTTATAAAGCTGAACCCCGGCAAAGGTTATTTAGTTAACGCACAGGATTGGAAAGAAGGCGACGTACTGGTACAGGCTGACCTTGGCAAAACGCTGGAACTTATAAGAGATAAGGGACGGGATGGCTTTTACACCGGGCAAACCGCCGATCTTATAACTGCCGAGGTTAGTGATGGTAAACCAATAATGACCAGGGAAGACCTCCGAAATTATCATTCGGTTTGGCGCAAGGCACTGGTTGGCAATTACAAGAGCTATAAGGTAATTACCATGCCGCCGCCAAGCAGCGGCGGCGTTGCCCTTTTACAGCTATTGAAATCGGTAGAGAAGTATCCTTTACATAGCTGGGGTTTTAATAAAGACTCTACCGTACAGGTAATGGTAGAAGCAGAGCGAAGGGTATATGCCGACCGGTCTAAATATCTGGGCGATCCGGACTTTTTTAAAGTGCCGGTAGACAGCCTGCTGAACGCTGCCTATATCACAAAGCGCATGGCAAACTTTAGCTGGGCTGCCGCTACACCGAGTACCAGCATACAACCAGGTACTTTTGTTGGTTACGAGAGCGACCAAACTACGCATTACTCTATTGTTGATCGCGAAGGTAATGCTGTATCCATCACCACTACGCTGAATGATACATTTGGCTCCCACATCTTTGTGAAAGGCGCGGGTTTCTTGCTGAATAACGAAATGGACGATTTTAGCTCGAAGCCCGGCGTGCCCAACATGTACGGCCTGGTAGGCGGTAAGGCCAACAGCATACAGCCGGGCAAACGCATGCTATCGTCAATGACGCCGACTATCTTAGAAAAAGACGGTAAGTTGTTTATGGTAGTGGGCACACCCGGAGGTGCTACAATAATAACCTCGGTGTTCCAGACCATTCTTAACGTTGTAGAATTTGACAAGAGCATGCAGGGCGCGGTATCCGCAAAGCGTTTTCATCATCAATGGCTGCCAGACCAGGTAGACCTGGAGCCGGAAGCACTTGACAGCACAGTGGTAGAAAAATTATCGCGTAAAGGATATAAATTCAGTAAACGGGGCGCTATCGGGCGGGTAGATGGAATCCTTAAAACCCAATGGGGCTATTACGAAGGCGGAGCGGACCCCAGGGGAGATGATACAAAACTGGGGTTTTGA
- a CDS encoding FKBP-type peptidyl-prolyl cis-trans isomerase, with translation MKQKIFTILLIAAAGLSACKKDTVDQNIKEYDETQIQNYIAANSLTGFNRDTVGGDTTGMYYKIINGGTGAPLEYSDKISFVYTLKSFDGKYTSSDTILNHFNEYVGHIEQANLPKGLQIAIHNLLKYRDGSMRLLIPSRLAYGQRGFGTGSISNANSRIAGNQSLDYYIHVINDQQVYDDLVIRNYMTANNLTGYTKTASGLYYKVITPGTGNVGEIGPLSTVTTTYTGALLNGTFFDKSAETTAATFSPGSLNGIEGLVPGVREGLKGHAAKGTSISLILPSTLGYASSPPTGIPVFAPTRFEFQITDVTN, from the coding sequence ATGAAACAAAAGATCTTTACTATTTTATTGATAGCCGCAGCGGGCTTAAGCGCATGCAAAAAGGATACTGTTGACCAGAATATAAAAGAATACGACGAAACCCAAATTCAGAATTATATTGCAGCCAATAGCTTAACCGGCTTTAACCGGGATACCGTAGGTGGCGATACCACCGGCATGTACTATAAGATTATTAATGGCGGCACTGGTGCACCACTGGAGTATTCTGACAAGATATCTTTTGTTTATACCCTCAAAAGCTTTGACGGGAAGTACACATCTTCTGATACTATCCTTAATCACTTTAACGAGTATGTAGGCCATATTGAACAGGCTAACCTGCCGAAGGGCTTGCAAATAGCTATTCATAATTTGCTGAAATACCGTGATGGTAGTATGCGTTTGCTGATTCCTTCCCGCCTTGCTTATGGGCAACGGGGCTTTGGTACGGGTAGTATTAGCAATGCTAACAGCCGTATTGCCGGAAATCAAAGTTTAGATTACTACATACATGTAATAAATGACCAGCAAGTGTATGATGATCTGGTGATACGTAACTACATGACGGCTAACAACCTTACCGGGTACACCAAAACAGCTTCTGGACTGTATTATAAAGTAATAACACCAGGTACCGGTAATGTAGGTGAAATCGGCCCGTTATCTACCGTTACAACTACTTACACCGGTGCGTTGTTAAACGGAACTTTTTTTGATAAAAGCGCAGAAACAACGGCGGCGACATTTTCGCCAGGTTCATTAAACGGAATAGAAGGCCTGGTGCCCGGTGTACGTGAAGGCCTTAAAGGTCATGCCGCTAAAGGTACTTCTATTTCATTGATATTACCGTCCACTTTGGGATATGCAAGTAGTCCACCAACCGGTATCCCTGTTTTTGCCCCAACAAGGTTTGAATTTCAGATTACTGACGTGACGAATTAA
- a CDS encoding MarR family winged helix-turn-helix transcriptional regulator — MRNNVKHQETIDYFLKIVWQTMANRYNQIVTEFGITQSIGYLLINIDDVEGTTVSHAAALLGLKSTSLSRMLNQLEQTGLIYRKSNDGDKRSVKIFLTDLGKEKRNMAKDVVRQFNGYLNAHISEADKQYLTEMLKKINQLTLNYKP, encoded by the coding sequence ATGCGCAACAACGTAAAACATCAGGAAACCATTGATTACTTCCTGAAGATAGTTTGGCAAACCATGGCCAACCGTTACAACCAAATTGTTACCGAGTTTGGCATTACGCAGTCTATCGGTTACCTGCTTATTAATATAGATGATGTTGAAGGTACAACGGTGTCGCACGCCGCAGCGTTACTGGGCTTGAAATCGACCAGTTTGTCGCGCATGCTCAACCAGCTGGAGCAAACCGGCCTTATCTATCGTAAATCGAACGACGGTGACAAACGATCCGTAAAGATTTTCCTGACCGACCTTGGTAAAGAAAAGCGGAATATGGCCAAGGATGTTGTGCGGCAGTTTAACGGCTACCTTAATGCCCACATCAGCGAAGCAGATAAACAGTACCTTACCGAAATGCTGAAGAAAATAAATCAGCTTACACTCAACTATAAACCATAA
- a CDS encoding TIGR01777 family oxidoreductase, which translates to MNKNILITGGSGLLGKQLTAELLSKGYYISHLSRSRGKNPKVKTFLWDVATNQIDEHCIDGIDTIIHLAGTGIADKRWTDERKREIIQSRTRSISMIYELLRKKAHRVHSVISASGIGYYSDRGDELLTEESPAAHDFMGACCIEWEDAVDRGLELGLRTVKFRTGVVLDKKGGALPQLALPVKLGIGSPLGNGKQWVPWIHPGDVVGMYMMAIENEELTGAYNMAAPQPVTNEELTKAVAKQLHRPLWAPKVPAGVIKLLFGELATLVLGSTKVSAQKIIQAGYQFKYPDVQSALKEIYG; encoded by the coding sequence ATGAATAAAAACATACTTATAACCGGCGGATCCGGTCTTTTAGGCAAACAGCTTACCGCGGAACTTCTAAGTAAGGGCTACTATATTAGCCACCTTAGCCGTAGCCGCGGGAAAAACCCGAAAGTAAAGACCTTTTTATGGGATGTTGCAACCAACCAAATTGATGAGCACTGCATAGACGGTATTGACACCATCATTCACCTGGCGGGAACCGGCATAGCGGATAAACGCTGGACAGATGAACGTAAGCGCGAAATAATACAAAGCCGCACAAGGTCGATCAGCATGATTTACGAGTTGCTACGTAAAAAGGCTCACAGAGTACACTCTGTTATTTCTGCCTCGGGAATTGGCTATTATAGTGATCGTGGTGATGAATTGCTTACTGAGGAAAGCCCGGCTGCGCATGACTTTATGGGTGCTTGCTGCATAGAATGGGAAGATGCTGTAGACCGCGGGCTGGAGCTGGGTTTACGAACTGTTAAATTTCGCACCGGCGTTGTATTGGATAAAAAAGGCGGCGCATTGCCACAATTAGCCTTGCCGGTTAAACTTGGCATTGGTTCGCCCCTGGGCAATGGTAAACAGTGGGTGCCATGGATACACCCTGGCGATGTGGTTGGCATGTACATGATGGCTATAGAGAACGAGGAACTTACAGGAGCTTATAACATGGCCGCACCCCAGCCTGTTACCAACGAAGAGCTGACCAAAGCTGTTGCTAAACAGCTGCACCGCCCATTGTGGGCACCGAAAGTACCGGCGGGTGTTATCAAGTTACTTTTTGGCGAACTGGCTACGCTGGTATTGGGCAGTACAAAAGTTTCGGCGCAGAAGATAATACAAGCTGGTTATCAATTTAAATATCCCGACGTTCAGTCGGCATTGAAAGAAATTTATGGATAA